In Arthrobacter citreus, a single genomic region encodes these proteins:
- a CDS encoding LacI family DNA-binding transcriptional regulator gives MANINDIAKLAGVSVSTVSRVLNNYKYVASDKREAVLKVIEEMNYTPNKNAIDLIRGETRTIGVILPYNNNPAFDQILNGVLNKALENDFLITVLPSNYSKEKEVEYLQKLKSKLYDGIIIASRANDWETILPYSEYGTIVACEYTQHKEIGCSYMDRYSSYLDAFQLLKNKGHYKVAFTTARLKSNSTNQMIEAYTEIFGELQPKYHISDCHTLEDGYMAAKKFLQLSKRPTAIYANGDEVAGGMYLFAKSQQLKIPSDLAIIGQENQPIGIGMGISTVDHQLMKVGAQACDLVINKSTEKVKIPYRIVERDSV, from the coding sequence ATGGCAAATATTAACGATATTGCAAAATTAGCAGGTGTATCCGTCTCTACTGTTTCTAGAGTTCTTAACAATTATAAGTATGTTGCTAGTGATAAAAGAGAAGCTGTCCTTAAAGTTATTGAAGAAATGAATTATACACCAAATAAAAATGCGATTGATTTAATACGAGGAGAAACAAGAACAATCGGTGTTATTCTCCCATATAACAATAATCCAGCATTCGATCAAATCTTGAACGGAGTCTTGAACAAAGCATTGGAAAATGATTTTTTGATTACGGTGCTTCCTTCAAATTATAGTAAAGAAAAAGAAGTGGAATATCTGCAAAAATTAAAAAGTAAGCTATATGATGGGATCATTATTGCTTCAAGGGCAAATGATTGGGAGACGATCCTTCCTTATAGCGAATATGGAACGATCGTAGCTTGTGAATATACACAGCACAAGGAAATTGGATGTTCCTATATGGACCGTTATTCTTCTTATCTAGATGCCTTTCAATTATTAAAAAATAAAGGACATTATAAGGTAGCTTTCACAACAGCTAGGCTAAAGAGCAATAGTACAAATCAAATGATTGAAGCTTATACTGAGATTTTTGGTGAGCTTCAACCTAAATATCATATATCTGATTGTCATACCTTAGAAGATGGTTACATGGCAGCAAAGAAATTCTTGCAATTGTCAAAAAGACCAACAGCCATCTATGCGAATGGAGATGAGGTGGCTGGTGGTATGTATTTATTTGCTAAGTCTCAACAATTGAAAATCCCAAGTGATTTAGCGATCATTGGTCAAGAAAATCAACCGATTGGAATCGGTATGGGGATCTCTACAGTGGATCACCAATTAATGAAAGTCGGTGCACAGGCTTGTGACTTAGTAATAAATAAGTCTACAGAAAAAGTAAAAATACCGTATCGCATTGTGGAAAGAGATTCAGTTTAA
- a CDS encoding Cof-type HAD-IIB family hydrolase: MSKKFIVFDIDGTLLTTEMKFLDSTKEALISLKEKGHEIGIATGRDYTSAIAIVDELEIDTYVLCNGSIGYVRHELAHEENFTKQSIMQLIKIATENNDQIVFQTASGLKRHFELPGDSLTNAYDSLGLIIPEFDDLYWEQNSIIQAMLFCKPEDLPKYDINEFRYVSWHKFGSDVIPKEGSKAKTILKIAEENGFKQEDIIFFGDGMNDIELMEHSGVGVAMGNAETEVKEKANLITDSCDEHGIYNALKKMLLI; this comes from the coding sequence ATGAGTAAAAAATTTATAGTTTTTGACATTGATGGAACGTTACTCACGACAGAAATGAAGTTTTTAGACAGTACAAAAGAAGCTTTAATTTCACTTAAAGAAAAAGGACATGAGATCGGGATTGCGACAGGAAGGGACTACACTTCAGCAATAGCAATCGTTGATGAGCTTGAAATTGATACTTATGTTTTATGTAATGGATCAATTGGATATGTCCGACATGAGTTGGCGCATGAGGAAAACTTTACAAAGCAATCTATTATGCAATTAATTAAAATTGCAACAGAAAACAATGATCAGATTGTATTCCAAACAGCGAGCGGATTAAAAAGACATTTCGAGCTACCAGGAGATTCGTTAACGAATGCCTACGATAGTCTAGGATTGATCATTCCTGAGTTTGATGATCTGTATTGGGAACAAAATTCAATTATTCAAGCAATGCTTTTTTGTAAGCCAGAAGATCTTCCAAAATATGATATCAATGAATTTAGATATGTTAGTTGGCATAAATTTGGCTCTGATGTCATTCCGAAAGAAGGATCAAAAGCAAAAACTATTTTGAAAATCGCAGAAGAAAATGGATTTAAGCAGGAGGATATCATCTTTTTCGGAGATGGAATGAACGACATCGAACTGATGGAACACTCAGGAGTTGGGGTTGCAATGGGAAATGCCGAAACAGAAGTAAAAGAAAAAGCCAATTTAATAACAGATAGTTGCGATGAACATGGAATTTACAATGCTCTTAAGAAAATGTTATTAATATAA
- a CDS encoding DUF4397 domain-containing protein: MKEVEHMDRLKPNIVNQFSSNTNTNNNDNFYHIKYQQFDSFERLLTNAAPLSHKKHAIIKQNLSFIRLLNVIPNYTSIDIFINKKPLISNLSFKNSTHYLTISSGVHHIDIFKTGDLSNPIHSEEISLHDEQNYTIAIGANVEQISLFSYTDDLSLPLGEAKIRFINLSPSSTNLDFAVKAGEGDVVFSNVQYKNASEYLPISPMTVNLEIRLSGTKLIILPLYQSKFQENIVYDLVSVGSIGGDSKFDVIKLC, translated from the coding sequence TTGAAGGAAGTCGAGCATATGGATCGTTTGAAACCAAATATCGTTAATCAATTTTCATCAAATACAAATACAAATAACAATGATAATTTTTACCATATCAAATATCAGCAGTTTGATTCGTTTGAAAGATTATTAACAAATGCTGCACCATTAAGTCATAAAAAACATGCGATAATAAAACAAAATTTATCCTTTATTAGACTATTAAATGTAATCCCGAACTACACTAGCATTGATATTTTTATTAATAAAAAACCATTAATATCTAATTTATCATTTAAAAACTCGACTCATTATTTAACCATTTCTTCTGGAGTACACCATATTGACATTTTCAAAACTGGGGATTTATCCAATCCGATACACTCTGAAGAAATATCGTTACATGATGAGCAAAATTATACAATTGCAATAGGTGCTAACGTAGAGCAGATTTCACTATTTTCTTATACAGATGATCTTTCATTACCTTTAGGAGAAGCTAAAATTCGTTTTATTAACTTATCTCCTAGTTCAACTAATCTTGATTTTGCTGTAAAAGCTGGGGAAGGAGACGTTGTTTTTTCAAATGTACAATATAAAAATGCATCAGAATATCTCCCTATTTCACCTATGACTGTTAATTTAGAAATAAGGTTATCAGGTACAAAATTAATTATTCTGCCGCTTTATCAATCAAAATTTCAAGAAAATATAGTATATGATTTAGTGTCAGTTGGGAGTATTGGTGGGGATTCAAAATTTGATGTTATAAAATTATGTTAG
- the asnA gene encoding aspartate--ammonia ligase: protein MYQSLMTVRETQIAIKEVKTFFEEQLAKRLGMFRVSAPLFVTKKSGLNDHLNGVERPIEFDMLHSGEELEIVHSLAKWKRFALHEYGYEAGEGIYTNMNAIRRDEELDATHSIYVDQWDWEKIIQKEWRTVDYLQETVQTIYGIFKELENHLFEKYPYLGKYLPEEIVFITSQELEDKYPELTPKDREHAIAKEHGAVFIIGIGDVLRSGEKHDGRAADYDDWKLNGDILFWHPVLQSSFELSSMGIRVDSKSLDEQLTKTGEDFKREYNFHKGILEDVLPLTLGGGIGQSRMCMYFLRKAHIGEVQSSVWPDEMREACKKENIHLF, encoded by the coding sequence ATGTATCAATCATTAATGACAGTAAGAGAGACACAAATCGCAATTAAGGAAGTTAAGACATTTTTTGAGGAACAATTAGCAAAACGTCTTGGGATGTTCCGCGTATCTGCACCATTATTCGTAACAAAAAAATCAGGTTTAAACGATCACTTAAACGGTGTAGAACGCCCAATTGAATTTGATATGCTTCATTCAGGAGAAGAGTTAGAAATTGTTCACTCACTAGCAAAATGGAAACGATTTGCACTGCATGAATATGGTTACGAAGCTGGTGAAGGTATCTATACAAACATGAACGCGATTCGACGTGATGAGGAACTAGATGCTACGCATTCAATTTACGTTGACCAATGGGATTGGGAAAAAATTATTCAAAAAGAATGGCGTACAGTAGATTATTTACAAGAAACTGTACAGACAATTTATGGAATCTTTAAAGAATTGGAAAATCATTTATTTGAAAAATATCCGTATCTTGGGAAGTATTTACCAGAAGAGATCGTATTTATTACATCCCAGGAGTTAGAAGATAAATATCCAGAGTTAACACCAAAAGATCGTGAGCATGCGATTGCAAAAGAACACGGAGCAGTTTTTATTATCGGAATCGGCGATGTACTTCGTTCAGGTGAAAAACATGATGGACGCGCAGCTGACTATGACGACTGGAAATTAAACGGTGATATCTTATTCTGGCATCCAGTATTGCAATCTTCATTTGAATTATCATCAATGGGTATTCGTGTTGATAGTAAATCACTTGATGAGCAGCTAACGAAGACAGGTGAAGATTTCAAACGCGAGTATAATTTTCATAAAGGTATTTTAGAAGATGTGCTTCCACTAACACTTGGTGGTGGTATAGGGCAATCAAGAATGTGCATGTACTTCTTACGAAAAGCACATATTGGTGAAGTTCAATCTTCTGTATGGCCTGATGAAATGCGAGAAGCATGTAAGAAGGAAAACATTCATTTGTTTTAA
- a CDS encoding HAMP domain-containing histidine kinase yields the protein MEVFLIDKSIESRYSSFIKESMPTLTKNWVAQAVISDDDPFKSEIIINGTKLIDYTLLFIEGKINEDQVVDLAHKIALERAKASANIGDFVYNSNIGRSELFKHLSEFEESISLLQPLINKINYVFDQFIYFTVKQYSYIITQDIEEKKHFIDETHKERLTILGQMSASFVHEFRNPLTSIIGFVKLLKGDHPELKYLDIIDHELHQLNFRIDQFLHVSKKDHDQMVENFLINDLFKEITDFLYPSIVNSNVILQEGLFNHIYIPGFRNELRQVLLNILMNSIDALAENNGQKTIHYQVVDLEDKIEIQIRNNGPKISEESIRTIFEPFVTTKNHGTGIGLFVCKQIVEKHDGKIECISDEDWTAFCITLPKEA from the coding sequence TTGGAGGTGTTCCTTATTGATAAATCAATAGAGAGTAGGTATAGCTCTTTCATAAAGGAAAGTATGCCTACATTAACGAAGAATTGGGTCGCTCAAGCGGTAATTAGCGATGATGATCCATTTAAATCCGAGATTATCATTAATGGAACCAAATTGATTGATTATACATTATTATTTATTGAAGGTAAAATTAATGAGGATCAAGTAGTAGATTTGGCACATAAAATAGCCCTTGAACGAGCGAAAGCCAGCGCAAACATCGGTGATTTTGTATATAACTCGAATATAGGCAGAAGTGAACTTTTTAAACATTTGTCAGAATTTGAAGAAAGTATTAGCTTACTTCAACCACTAATTAATAAAATAAACTATGTTTTTGACCAGTTTATTTATTTTACAGTTAAACAGTATTCTTATATTATTACTCAAGACATTGAAGAAAAGAAGCACTTCATAGATGAAACACATAAAGAACGACTTACAATTCTTGGTCAAATGTCAGCTAGTTTTGTACATGAATTTAGAAATCCACTTACTTCAATTATTGGATTTGTAAAATTACTTAAAGGTGATCATCCGGAATTGAAATATTTAGACATAATAGATCATGAATTGCATCAATTAAATTTTAGAATTGATCAATTTCTTCATGTTTCGAAAAAAGATCATGATCAAATGGTGGAGAACTTTTTAATAAATGATTTATTCAAAGAGATAACTGATTTTCTATATCCAAGTATTGTAAATTCGAATGTTATTTTACAAGAAGGACTTTTTAATCATATATACATACCAGGTTTCCGAAACGAACTTCGCCAAGTTTTACTTAATATACTGATGAATTCAATTGATGCACTTGCTGAAAACAACGGTCAAAAAACGATTCATTATCAAGTTGTCGATTTAGAAGATAAAATTGAAATTCAAATTAGAAATAATGGCCCTAAAATAAGTGAAGAAAGCATACGGACAATTTTTGAACCATTTGTTACGACAAAAAATCATGGTACTGGAATTGGTTTATTTGTATGTAAACAAATTGTAGAAAAACACGATGGTAAAATCGAATGTATTTCTGATGAGGATTGGACAGCATTTTGCATAACTCTGCCAAAAGAGGCATAA
- a CDS encoding YueI family protein, with the protein MASNNVEDYLIKGIYGEKQVKIEERNVFLGTIRERIEIALTTSQVMSNSIYPNVENSIKNKDVTLLLNGTLPYNSISKYILMAKNKNIPFSLVNNLPVPTPIGLVVTHSKAIEKNEIFVKDALFKSTDF; encoded by the coding sequence ATGGCTAGTAATAATGTTGAAGATTATTTAATTAAAGGTATCTATGGTGAAAAGCAAGTAAAAATTGAAGAACGAAACGTTTTTTTAGGCACAATTCGCGAGAGAATTGAAATTGCATTAACAACTAGTCAAGTTATGTCAAATTCAATTTATCCAAACGTTGAAAATTCAATTAAGAACAAGGATGTCACATTATTATTAAATGGTACCCTTCCTTACAATTCAATCTCAAAATATATTTTAATGGCTAAGAATAAGAATATTCCATTTTCACTTGTCAATAATCTACCCGTCCCTACCCCAATCGGACTAGTGGTGACTCATAGCAAAGCAATTGAGAAGAACGAAATTTTTGTAAAAGATGCCCTTTTTAAATCAACTGATTTTTAA
- a CDS encoding HlyC/CorC family transporter, with the protein MTQLLGIGTKLLLVVVLIAFTAFFVASEFAIVKIRSSRIDQLLGEGNKKARAVKKVITHLDEYLSACQLGITVTSLGLGWLGEPTIDTLFTPLIEHMNLNPAFTKTVSFLIAFGIITFIHVVVGELAPKTIAIQKAEQITLMFAPVLILFYKITYPFIWLFNNSARLVLKIFGLPPASEHEVAHSEEELRILLSESYKSGEINQSEFKYVNNIFDFNMRVAKEIMVPRTEMTAIDLREPFHENIHFMSTEKYTRFPVVDGDKDHVVGLINFKDVFTDFVLHKGDAEVKTLEQYIRPIIQVIESISVHDLLVKMQREHIHMSILVDEYGGTSGLVTVEDILEEIVGEIRDEFDVDEKEDITKVNENKFIIAGKVLISEINDVFSLDIDDTDVDTIGGWVLTENFDVQEGDFIKFQNCTFKVLKLDGHYIKSIELTREPVKKTESQEESAT; encoded by the coding sequence ATGACTCAGTTGTTAGGAATTGGAACTAAGCTACTTTTAGTTGTTGTATTAATTGCATTTACGGCCTTTTTTGTTGCTTCAGAATTTGCGATTGTTAAAATAAGAAGTTCAAGAATTGACCAGTTGTTAGGGGAAGGAAATAAAAAAGCAAGAGCTGTTAAAAAAGTAATTACCCATCTTGATGAATATCTTTCAGCTTGTCAACTTGGTATTACTGTTACGAGCTTAGGTTTAGGTTGGTTAGGTGAGCCAACGATAGATACGTTATTTACACCTTTAATCGAACATATGAATTTGAATCCTGCTTTTACAAAAACGGTTTCATTTTTAATCGCATTTGGGATTATTACATTTATTCATGTAGTTGTTGGTGAATTGGCTCCTAAAACAATTGCAATTCAAAAGGCAGAACAAATTACCTTAATGTTTGCTCCAGTTTTAATTTTATTTTACAAAATTACATATCCGTTTATATGGTTATTTAATAATTCAGCAAGACTAGTCTTAAAAATATTTGGACTTCCACCTGCATCCGAGCATGAGGTAGCGCATTCAGAAGAAGAATTAAGAATTTTACTTTCAGAAAGCTATAAGAGTGGCGAAATTAATCAATCTGAATTTAAGTATGTAAATAATATCTTTGATTTTAATATGCGAGTCGCTAAAGAAATTATGGTACCTAGAACGGAAATGACAGCAATTGATTTGCGCGAACCTTTTCATGAGAATATTCATTTTATGAGCACAGAAAAGTATACACGATTTCCTGTTGTAGATGGAGATAAAGACCATGTTGTCGGATTAATAAACTTTAAAGATGTTTTTACTGATTTTGTCCTTCATAAAGGAGATGCAGAGGTAAAAACACTTGAACAATATATTAGACCGATCATTCAGGTTATCGAATCAATTTCTGTTCATGATCTGCTTGTGAAAATGCAAAGAGAACATATACATATGTCGATTTTAGTTGATGAATATGGTGGAACTTCTGGGCTTGTAACCGTTGAAGACATTTTAGAAGAAATTGTTGGAGAAATTCGAGATGAGTTTGATGTTGATGAAAAAGAGGATATTACGAAAGTAAACGAAAATAAATTTATTATCGCTGGTAAAGTATTAATTAGTGAAATCAATGATGTTTTTAGTTTGGATATTGACGATACAGATGTCGATACAATTGGTGGTTGGGTTTTAACCGAAAATTTTGATGTCCAAGAGGGAGACTTTATTAAATTTCAAAACTGTACATTTAAAGTACTTAAACTAGATGGGCACTATATAAAATCAATTGAATTAACACGTGAACCAGTTAAAAAAACTGAAAGCCAAGAAGAAAGCGCAACTTAA